CAGCAGCAGCGTGAGGCCGATGATGTCGGTCACATCGGCCCAGAGCCGGCCAAAATCGATGCCCGCGCCCACGGTGATGAAAAAGAGCCCCAGCAAGAGCCCTTTGAAGGGCTCGATGTTGCTTTCAAGCTCGTGGCGGAACTCGGTGTTGGCCAGCACCACGCCCGCAAGGAAGGCCCCGAGGGCGGGCGAGATACCCAGAACGATCATCACAGCGGCGATACCAACGACGATCAGCAGGGCCGTGGCGGTGTACATCTCACGCAGCTTGGCGGCGTGGATGAAGGAAAACAGCGGCCGGGTGAGGAAGATGCCAAAGAGGATGATGGCCGCCAGCACGCCCAACGTGACAAGTGCGGTTTCCCAGCTTTCCATCTCATCAATGTAGTGGATCAGCCCGTCCACCTGCTCCACGCCGACGCTGTCGCCGTGGGAGGCCGCTGCCGAATGGCGGTTGTGGACGCCGGTGATGGCCAGCAGCGGAAAGGCGGCCAGCATGGGGATCACCGCGATGTCCTGGCTCAGGAGCACCGAGAAGGCTGAGCGCCCGCCGGTTGTCTGCATCAGCCCTTTTTCCGAAAGCGTCTGCAGCACGATGGCGGTGGAGGAGAGCGACAGCGTCAGGCCGATGGCAAGGGCAATGGGCCAGGGCTGGCCCATATAGGCCGCCGCGCCAGAGATCACACCCGTCGTCAGCCCGATCTGCAAGCCGCCCAGCCCCAGCAGGCGATGGCGCATGCTCCAGAGCACGTGGGGCTCAAGCTCCAGCCCGATGATGAAGAGCATCATCACCACGCCGAATTCGGCGAAATGCTGCAGGTCTGCGGTATCGCCCACGAGCCCGATCAGCGGGCCGATCACGATGCCGGCGATCAGGTAGCCCAGCACCGAACCCAGCCCCAGCCGCGCGGCGATGGGCACCGCGATGACGGCGGCGAGCAAGTAGATGGTGGCCTGGAACAGGAAGGATTCCATGGGTGTCCTGTGGTCTTAGGTGGGCAGCGGCGCATCCGCTTTGAACTGATCCATCACGATCTGGCTCTGGACGCGGGCGACAGAGGGGTGCGGCAGCAGCACTTCGTGAATCAGGCTGTTCAGCGCGGAAAGGTCTTGGCAATACACGCGCAACAGATAGTCCGCTTCGCCGGTCAATGTCCATGCGCTGATCACCTCCGGGCGGGTTTCCACCAGCCGCGCGAAGCTCTTGGCCCCTTCGGGGGAGTGGCTCTGCATGGAGACCTGAACGAAGGCCTGAACCGTCAGCCCGACGCGGCGGGCATCAAGCCGTGCCGCGTAGCTGCGAATGTAGCCCTCGGCCTCCAGCCGCTGCCGCCTGCGCCCGGCTTGGGAGGGCGAGAGGTTCAGCAGCGCGCCCAGATCCTGCGCCGTGAGATGGGCATCGCGCTGGAGTGCGGCGAGGAGGCGTTTGTCCTGCGCATCGAGGGGGGTGCGAAGTTGAGTGCGGGTTTCGGTCATGTGGGGAGTGTCCCATGCGGTGTTTGCGCGAATCAACCGCGCATCATGCCGCATTTTGCGCAAATCCCGCGGGGTTGCGGGTGTATTCTTTGCAAAGGAAACGAAACGCACGCGCACAGGAGATGCTTCATGGGCCCGTTCCCGCATGATGCCCCCAAATCCGAGATCACCGAGGCCAACCCGGCCGGCACCGACGGCTTCGAGTTTGTCGAGTTTTGCCACCCCGAGCCGCAGGAACTGCGCGATCTCTTTGCCCGCATGGGCTATGTCCATGTCGCCAACCACAAGCGCAAGGCGGTGGAGCTTTGGCAGCAGGGCGACATCACCTATGTGCTGAACATGGAGCCCGGCTCCCACGCCGCTGCTTTCGCCGAAGAACACGGCCCCTGCGCCTCCGCGATGGCCTGGCGGGTGGTGGACGCCCAGCACGCGTTTCAGCATGCCGTCGCCAAGGGCGCAAAGCCCTATGAGGGCGCGGGCAAGACGATGGACGTGCCCGCCATCTACGGCATCGGTGGCTCGCTGATCTATTTCATCGATCAGTATTTCGAGCAGAGCCCTTACAACGAGGAATTCGACTGGATCACCAACGCGCACCCGGAAGGGGTTGGCTTCTACTACCTCGATCACCTGACCCACAACGTGTTCAAGGGCAACATGGACACGTGGTTCAGGTTCTATGGCGATCTCTTCAACTTCCGCGAAATCCGTTTCTTCGACATTCAGGGCAAATACACCGGCCTGCTGTCGCGCGCGCTCACCAGCCCCTGCGGCAAGATCCGCATCCCGATCAACGAAGATCGCGGCGAGGAGGGGCAGATCGTGGCCTATCTGAAGAAGTACAAGGGCGAGGGCATCCAGCACATCGCCGTGGGCACGGAAGACATCTACGGCGCGACGGATGAGATCTATGATCGCGGCCTGCGCTTCATGCCCGCCCCGCCGAAAGCCTATTACGAGATGAGCCACGACCGCGTGCAGGGCCACGACGAGCCGCTGGAGCGGATGATGAAACACGGCATCCTGATCGACGGCGAAGGTGTGGTGGATGGCGGCGAGACGAAGATCCTGCTGCAGATCTTCTCCAAAACGGTGATCGGCCCGATCTTCTTCGAATTCATCCAGCGCAAGGGCGATGACGGTTTCGGGGAAGGCAACTTCAAGGCGCTGTTTGAGAGCATCGAACAGGAGCAGATCAACAACGGCGAGCTTTCCGCCGCCGAATAAGATCGGACAGAGTCCGACAGGGAAAGGCCCGCGGCAGGAGGAGCTGCGGGTCTTTTGGTTTTTAGACAGTGCAAGCTGAAAGCAGGCAACGATTAAGGTCGAGCGCCGCTTCCGCGGGGTGGCGCAATCGCGCCGCCCCGGGGGGGGGCGGAACGGCGCGGCGCAACAGTTCCTGTTGCGCGGTTCATTTTTCCGAGGTTCAGCAGCAACGCAGCCGAAGTCTGACTTACCTTACAACGCCCGCCAGCCAATATCAGAGCGGCAGAAGCCCTCCGGCCAGTCGATCTGGCCGATCATCTCGTAAACCGCATCATGGGCCTCCTGCAGGCTCGCCCCGCGCGCGGTGACGTTCAGCACGCGCCCGCCGTTGGCCACGATCTGCCCGTCCTTCTCTGCCGTCCCCGCGTGGAACACCATATGGGAGGAATCCTCAGGAAGATCGTCCAGCCCCTTGATCACGCTGCCTTTTTCGTAAGCGCCCGGATAGCCTTCCGCGGCCAGAACCACCGTCATCGCGTGATCGTCGGCCCAGTTCGCTTGTGCGGAGTCCAGTTCGCCACGTGCACAAGCCTCCAGCAGGTCCAGCGCCTGCGCGCCAAGGCGCATCATCAGCACCTGGCATTCGGGATCGCCAAAGCGCACATTGTATTCCACGAGGCGCGGCTGGCCGTCCTTGATCATGAAACCCGCATAGAGCACCCCCTGATAGGGCGTGCCGCGCCGGGCCATCTCGGCCACCGTCGGCTTGATGATCTCGTCAATCGCCTTCTGCGTGACCTCATCCGTCATCACCGGTGCGGGGGAATAGGCCCCCATGCCGCCGGTGTTTGGGCCTTCGTCATTGTCATAGGCGCGCTTGTGATCCTGCGCGGTGCCCATGGGCAGGATGTTCTCGCCATCAGAGAGCACGAAGAAGGAGGCCTCTTCGCCCTCCATGAATTCCTCGATTACCACTTCCGCACCGGCTGCGCCGAATTCGCCGCCGAACATGTCGTCGATGGCGGCGAGCGCGTCTTCCTCTTCCATCGCCACGATCACGCCCTTGCCTGCGGCCAGCCCGTCGGCCTTCACCACAATGGGCGCGCCTTGGGCCTTGATGTAGGCTTTCGCGGGTTTGGCCTCGGTGAAGCGCGCATAGGCGGCGGTGGGCGCGCCGGAGGCGTCGCAGATTTCCTTGGTGAAGGCTTTGGAGGCCTCAAGCTGCGCGGCGGCCTGTGAGGGGCCAAAGCACAGGATGCCCGCTTCGCGCAGACGGTCGGCCACCCCGGCAGCCAGCGGCGCTTCCGGGCCGATGATCACGAAATCGATGGCGTTTTCCTCGGCGAAGGTCACAACCGCGCCGCCGTCCTCGGCCGCAAGCTGCGCACATTCGGCAATGGCGGCAATCCCCGCATTGCCCGGCGCCACGATCAGCCGGTCGCATTTCGGGTTCTGCTTCACCGCCCAAGCCAGCGCGTGTTCGCGCCCGCCGGACCCGAGAATGAGGATGTTCATGGCCGCCCCTTCGCTTTTCCTTTGCTGCGGCGCGTTCTAAGGTGGCCGCGCCCACAAGACAAGCGAGCAGTGATGAGCGATTTGTTCGACGATCCCGAACCCGGTGACAACGCACCTGAATTCACGGTGACGGAAATCTCCGGCGCGGTGAAGAAAACCATCGAAGGCACCTTCGGCCATGTGCGTGTGAAGGGCGAAGTGGGGCGGGTGAGCCGCCCGCGTTCGGGCCATATCTATCTGGATCTGAAAGACGATCGCAACGTGCTCTCCGGCATCATCTGGAAAGGGGTTTCCGCTCGCCTGCGCACCCAGCCCGAGGAAGGGATGGAGGTGGTGGCCACCGGCAAGCTCACCACCTTCGGCGGACAGAGCAAATACCAGATGGTGATCGATGACATCGCGCCTGCGGGCATGGGCGCGCTAATGGCGATGCTGGAGAAGCGCAAGGCGCAGCTGGCGGAGGAAGGCCT
The sequence above is drawn from the Pseudoruegeria sp. SHC-113 genome and encodes:
- a CDS encoding cation:proton antiporter, coding for MESFLFQATIYLLAAVIAVPIAARLGLGSVLGYLIAGIVIGPLIGLVGDTADLQHFAEFGVVMMLFIIGLELEPHVLWSMRHRLLGLGGLQIGLTTGVISGAAAYMGQPWPIALAIGLTLSLSSTAIVLQTLSEKGLMQTTGGRSAFSVLLSQDIAVIPMLAAFPLLAITGVHNRHSAAASHGDSVGVEQVDGLIHYIDEMESWETALVTLGVLAAIILFGIFLTRPLFSFIHAAKLREMYTATALLIVVGIAAVMIVLGISPALGAFLAGVVLANTEFRHELESNIEPFKGLLLGLFFITVGAGIDFGRLWADVTDIIGLTLLLMLMKGLVLFALGTLFRLRGAHRWLFTLSLAQAGEFGFVLLSFGTQTNVFPSDLSDKLLLVVALSMLLTPLFFILYEVLAKRSGKRRKAAESFDEIDTKGPIIIAGIGRFGQVVNRVVRSAGFDTVVLDNDLNAIQQMRRYGYKSFFGDPTRPELLHAAGLKTARVLVVAMDDEDAAVRLTQHARRERPDLHIVARAHDRSHVYQLYQAGANDIVREMFDSSLRAGRYVLENIGLDEYEASVAETAFYKHDRYAVRELAKLWQPGVRAENNPAYLARVRELEDELHTTLLTQLDAIADSRKANKDAAE
- the purD gene encoding phosphoribosylamine--glycine ligase → MNILILGSGGREHALAWAVKQNPKCDRLIVAPGNAGIAAIAECAQLAAEDGGAVVTFAEENAIDFVIIGPEAPLAAGVADRLREAGILCFGPSQAAAQLEASKAFTKEICDASGAPTAAYARFTEAKPAKAYIKAQGAPIVVKADGLAAGKGVIVAMEEEDALAAIDDMFGGEFGAAGAEVVIEEFMEGEEASFFVLSDGENILPMGTAQDHKRAYDNDEGPNTGGMGAYSPAPVMTDEVTQKAIDEIIKPTVAEMARRGTPYQGVLYAGFMIKDGQPRLVEYNVRFGDPECQVLMMRLGAQALDLLEACARGELDSAQANWADDHAMTVVLAAEGYPGAYEKGSVIKGLDDLPEDSSHMVFHAGTAEKDGQIVANGGRVLNVTARGASLQEAHDAVYEMIGQIDWPEGFCRSDIGWRAL
- a CDS encoding Lrp/AsnC family transcriptional regulator; translated protein: MTETRTQLRTPLDAQDKRLLAALQRDAHLTAQDLGALLNLSPSQAGRRRQRLEAEGYIRSYAARLDARRVGLTVQAFVQVSMQSHSPEGAKSFARLVETRPEVISAWTLTGEADYLLRVYCQDLSALNSLIHEVLLPHPSVARVQSQIVMDQFKADAPLPT
- the hppD gene encoding 4-hydroxyphenylpyruvate dioxygenase, with the protein product MGPFPHDAPKSEITEANPAGTDGFEFVEFCHPEPQELRDLFARMGYVHVANHKRKAVELWQQGDITYVLNMEPGSHAAAFAEEHGPCASAMAWRVVDAQHAFQHAVAKGAKPYEGAGKTMDVPAIYGIGGSLIYFIDQYFEQSPYNEEFDWITNAHPEGVGFYYLDHLTHNVFKGNMDTWFRFYGDLFNFREIRFFDIQGKYTGLLSRALTSPCGKIRIPINEDRGEEGQIVAYLKKYKGEGIQHIAVGTEDIYGATDEIYDRGLRFMPAPPKAYYEMSHDRVQGHDEPLERMMKHGILIDGEGVVDGGETKILLQIFSKTVIGPIFFEFIQRKGDDGFGEGNFKALFESIEQEQINNGELSAAE